The DNA sequence CTGGCCGAGGCCCTGCGCCGCACCGGCCAAACCCACCTGCTGGAGCTGGGCGCCGGCGCCGGCGGCGGCACCGAAACCGTGCTGGCAGCCCTGCGCGCCCAGGGCCACCCCGCCGCCACCATCACCCTGACGGACCTCTACCCCCAGCCCGCCGCCTGGGCCGACATCAGCCGGCGCACGGCCGGCGCCATTTCAGCCGAGCCGGGGCCCGTGGATGCGCTGGCCGTACCCGAGCACCTGCCGGGGCTGCGGGTTATTTTTTCGGCGTTTCACCACTTCCCGCCCACCGCGGCCGTGGCCCTGTTGCGCGACGCCGTACGGGCCGGCACCGGCATCGGCGTGTTTGAGGGCGCGGGCAAACACTGGGGCGAGCTGCTGCTAGCCGGCACCGCGCTGCCCGTGGCCCAGCTGCTGCTGACGCCATTTTTCCGGCCCTTCCGGTTCAGCCGCCTGGTGTTCACCTACTTGGTGCCCATCATCCCGCTCTGCACCATCTGGGACGGGGCCGTGTCGTTGCTGCGTATGTACTCGCCTGCTGAGCTGCTGGCCCTGGCCAGCCTGGCCGACCCCGCCGGCTGCTACCACTGGCAAACTGGCAAAAAAAGCCACTGGTGGGGCCCCCAGGTCACGTACCTGGTGGGCTGGCCGGCCGCCGCGTAGCAGCCGTCACTCAACGGTGGAACATGATGGCTTTTCCCACTCGCAAGCCGTTGGGGGCCGCACAGGCGGGTTGTTCTCACCACCTTTGCCCACCTGCGTGCTCAATAAACGCTGGCTATTCAATGTTGACTGCTTACCGAAAAGCGCTGCCGCTGCTGCGCATCCCGTTTTCACTGTACCTGATGCCCGTGTTCTGGTTCGGGCTCAGCGCGTTACGGGGGCCCTGGAGCGGGGCGCGGGCCGCGGGCGTGTTCGTGGTACTGCACCTGCTGGCCTACCCGGCGTCGAACGGCTACAATTCCTATTACGACAAGGACGAGGACAGCATCGGCGGCCTGAAAACCCCGCCCAAGGTCACGCCCGAGTTGCTGCACCTGGTGAGGCTGTTCGACCTGCTGGCGGTGGTAGGGGCGGCGCTGATTTCGGCCACTTTCGCGGTGCTGGTGGTGGTGTACCTGCTGGTTTCCAAGGCCTACAGCTACGACGGCATCCGCCTGAAAAAGTACCCGCTGCTGAGCACGGCTGTGGTGGTGGTGTTTCAGGGCGCGTTCACGTTTTTGATGACGCAGGTGGGCGCCGGGGCCCTGCCGGCCCAGCTTTTTGAGAAAACCAACCTGCTGCTGGCCGTCGTCAGCACGCTGTTTTTATGCGGCTCCTACCCGCTCACCCAAGTGTACCAGCACGCCGAGGACGGCCGCCGCGGCGACCGCACCCTGAGCCTGCGGCTGGGCATCCGGGGCACGTTTGGGTTTGCGGCAGTGGGGCTGCTGGCCGGCGCCGGGGCCCTGGCGCTCACCTACTGGCTGCGGGGCGAGCCGCGCAATATCCTGATATTTTTGGTGGCCACGGGGCCCGTAGTGGCGCTGTTTGGGCGCTGGGCCTGGCTGGCCTGGCACGATGCGGCCCACGCCAACTTCGCCTGGACAATGCGCATGAACCAGGTATCATCGCTCTGCCTGAGCGCCGCATTTATCGCCATGCTGCTCTGGCGCTGAGGCCGGCCGGGCCCCGGCCGCGGCAACGCGCGGGGGCCCCAGCTGCGTATTAAGCACCTATCTACCAATTCCTTTCCAGCTCCATGCGCCTTTACCCATTCCTCGTGCTGCCGCTGCTGGCTGCCTGCAACACTGCCCCTACGGCCACCACCGAAACCGCGGCGCCGCCCGCTGCCCAGCCTACCCCCCCTCCCGCCGCGCCCACCGCCGGGGCCCTGCCCCCGCCCGATACGGCCCGCACCAAAGCTGTTTCGGCCCTCGGCGACACACTGCGCGTGGTGCGGCAGCAGCACAATTTCAGCCGTTCCGAGGGCCCGGCCGATGCGTTTCGGCTGGTATTTCGGGGCCCCTCGGTGCTCAAGGGCACCGCTGAATTCACGATTACCGACCCCAGCGGCCAGGTTATTTTCCGCGAAGTGCTAACCGAGCCCGACCTCGAAGCAGCCCTGGTGTACGAAATGAAAACCCCCACCGCCACGCCCGCCGAGCGCGCGGCCTACGTGCTGCGCCGCATCGACCAGTTTTTCCAGCCCGCGCAGTTCCAAACGCCCGCCGTGGGGCCCCAGGCCACGTTCCCCAGCAATATTGAAAATCTCAACCAGGCTACCTGGGCCGACCTCAAGCGGCGCCCCGGCACCATCGGCTTCGACTACCTTAAAGGCAAGGAAGACCGCCAGCGCCTCGCCTGGTCGCCCCTAAAAAAGCAGACCATCCGCGTGCGCTAAGGCTATTTAGCAGTGACGAGGGCTACGCCAGCCGCCCCGCGGCTACCGTAGCGCGCCGCCGCCGAAGCCCCATCCAAGAACTCAAGCCGCCGTATTCTTTTGTGGGCCAGCAGCCGCCGCAATTCTGCCGGGGCCCCGGGCGCCACCAGCCGGCCATTCACCACGCATAGCAGCACGGCGGCGCGCGGCCGCGGATCAGCGGCTTCCGCCTGCCGGCATTTTTCTTCATACGCCTGCCGCTGCGCTGCCGAAAGCGGCAGGGTGCACACCGCCGGCTCCCAGCCCCGCACGCTGGCGTCGCAAACCACGCGCTGCTGCAAGGCCGCTACTTGCTGCTTTAGCGGCAGTTGTCGCACGTTGGCCACCCACGCCTGCGCGCTGGGATAGGTAGCCAATACCGGGCAGGCAGGAGCCGTTTGGGCCACGGCCGACCAGCCGGACAGGAGCAACAGCGCGAGAAAGGGCGTTTTCATGTGGCAGATTTAACGCCTAAAGAAAGCTGGTTTTTTGGTAGGCGCCAGCCAACTCCCTTGGGGCCCCGACGCAAAAAGCCACCGCTTTTGGCGGTGGCTTTCAGGTGCAAACGGAGCTTTTGCAGCCGGCGTTAGCCGTTCATCGAGAGCAGGAACTCGTGGTTGTCCTTAGTGCCTTTGATGCGGTCTTTCAGGAATTCCATGGCTTCGGTGGCGCTCATGTCGGTCATGAAGCGGCGCAGCACCCACACGCGCCCCAGCTCTTCCTTGCTCATCAGCAGGTCTTCGCGGCGGGTGCCGGAAGCCGGGATGTCGATGGCCGGGAATACGCGCTTGTTGGCCAGCTTGCGGTCCAACTGCAGTTCCATGTTGCCGGTGCCCTTGAATTCTTCGAAGATCACCTCGTCCATTTTCGAGCCTGTTTCGATCAGCGCCGTGGCGATGATGGTGAGCGAGCCGCCGCCTTCCACGTTGCGGGCCGCGCCGAAGAAGCGCTTGGGCTTTTGCAGGGCCCCGGCATCAATGCCGCCCGAGAGGATGCGCGAGCTGCTGGGCTGCACGGTGTTGTAGGCGCGCGCCAGGCGGGTGATGGAGTCGAGCAGAATCACCACGTCGTGGCCGCACTCCACGAGGCGCCGGGCCTTGTCGAGGGCCATTTCGGCAATTTTCACGTGGCGGTCGGCCGTTTCGTCGAAAGTCGAGCTGAGCACTTCGGCCTTCACGGTACGGGCCATGTCGGTCACTTCCTCCGGCCGCTCATCGATGAGCAAAATCATCAAATACACCTCCGGGTGGTTCTCCGAAATGGCGTTGGCAATTTCCTGAAGCAGCACCGTTTTACCGGTTTTGGGCTGGGCCACGATGAGGCCCCGCTGGCCCTTGCCAATCGGCGCAAACATATCGAGCACGCGGGTGCTGATTTGGCTCGGCTTGGTGCTCAGCTGCATCCGCTCATCGGCAAACAGCGGCGTGAGGTGGCTGAACGGCACCCGGTCGCGGACTTCCTCCACGGTGCGCCCGTTCATGCTGTCGATGCCCACCAAAGCAAAGTATTTCTCGCCTTCGCGCGGCGGCCGAATGGTAGCTACCACCGTGTCGCCGGGCTTTAGGGCAAACTGCTTCACCTGCTGCGGCGACACGTAAATGTCGTCCGGCGAGGTCAGGTAGTTGTAGAACGGCGAGCGCAGGAAGCCGTAGCCGCCGTCGGGCATCAGCTCAAACGTACCGTTGCCGGGCACCACCAGGTCGATTTCCTGGCGGGCAGGCCGCTGGTTTTGGTTTTGGCCCTGGTTTTGGCCCTGGTTTTGATTCGGGTTCTGGCCTTGGTTCGACTGGCCCTGGGGTTGGTCGGGGTTTTGGCCGTTGGCGCGCTGCTCGTCGCGGCGCTGCTGGCGTTGCTGGTCGCGCTGGGCCTGGCGCTCCTCGCGGGTCATGCGGGGCTGGTCCTGGCCGCTGCGGGGCTGATCTTGGCGGGCTTGGTCGTTGCGCGGTTGGTCCTGGCCCTGGCCGGTGCGGGGCTGGTCGCTGCGGGGCTGGTCGTTGCGGTACTCGCGGGGCTGGTCCTGGCTGCTGCGGGGCTGGTCTTGCCGGAAAGCGCGGGGCTGGTCGCGGTCGTTGCGGCGGTTGGCGTAGTCATCGGCGCCGTAGTCGCGCCGGGGGTTGTCGCGGGCAGGGCCCCCGGTGGGGCGGCCGGCATCGGCAGCCGAAGTTTCGGCGCTGGGCGCGGGCAGGGCCCCGTCGCCCTCGCTGCTTTCCACGGCTTCGCGGGCGGCGCGGGCCTGGTCGCGGACGGCCTGCACGGCTTGCTCAGCGGCGCGGTTCTCGCTGATGGGCCGGCCGTTGCGGCCCACCCGCTCGCGGCGGTGGCGCTCGGTAGGGGCCCCATCGGCCGCCGGGGCAGCTTCGGAACTTTCAGCAGCATTTTCGGCCGCAGGCTGCGCCGAAACGGGCGCAGTTTCAGCAGCTGGCGCCTCCTGGGTAGTTTCAGCAGCCGGTGCCTCCTGGGTAGCCGCGGCGGTGGGGGCAGCAGCAACCGTTTCGACTGGGATGGGGGCTATCTGCACGGCAGAGGGGCCCTCCGCGGCGGGCGGGGCCACATCGGAGAAGGGTTGCTCGGGCATTGTGGGCGCGACGCGGCGGCTGGTGCGAGCCACAGCAGGGGCCCCAGCGGCAGCAGCAGCGGCACGGGGGGCACGGGCCGGTTTGGCGGCGGGCGCAGCTTCAGCGGCCTCAGTGGCGGCTTCGGGGCCCGGTTGGGCGGCTTGCTGGTCCAGAATCTTGTAAATCAAATCCTGCTTGCTAAGCCGCTTGAAATTACCAACGTTGAGCTGCTCGGCAAGTTCTTTGAGGTCGGGCAGCAAACGGTCCTTCAACTCGTTGAGGGTGTGCATAGAAAAATTAGAGGGAGGGAATATCGGGGAGGGGCCGGCGGGCGGGCCTTGGAGCCGCCAAAGGCGCGCGGGCGGCAACGGGGCGTGTACGCCGCCGGCCGAAGAACCGCGTCAGCGCGGCACAACAACACTAATCGGATGGAGCAATACGAATGGGGGCAACCCGGCGCTACTTATGAAAAGGCAGGGATGGGTGCGGGCCGGCGGCACCCCCTGGGCCCGCGGCCCGGCCACGGGGGCCGGTTGCTACCGCAATGTTAGGACATTACGGGCAAACTGCCAAATCGGATGCCCGGCGGTCTACCTTTGCCGCCGATTCTAACAACCCGCGCCCCATGCTGCAAGTTTCCGTCCTCAAAGAACAAACCGACCGGGTACTGGCCGGCCTCGCCAAGAAACACTACCCCACGGGCCCCGCCGATGTGGCCGCCATCCTCGACCTCGACCAGCGTCGCCGGGCCCTGCAAACCACCCACGACGCCGCCCAGGCCGAAGCCAACGACCTCGCCCGCCAGATTGGGGCCCTGATGAAGAGCGGCGACAAGGCCGGCGCCGAAACCCTGAAAATCCGCACCACGGAGCTCAAGCAGCACACCAAAACCGCCACCGACGAACTGACGCAGGTGGAAATTGCCATCCAGCAGCTGCTCTACAAGCTGCCCAACCTGCCCCATGCCAGCGTGCCCGAAGGCCGCGCCGCCGCCGACAATGAGCTGGTGCGCGCGCACGGCACTAAGCCTGACTTGTACGCCGGGGCCCAGCCGCACTGGGAGCTGATTAAAAAGTACGACATCATTGATTTTGAGCTGGGCATCAAAATTACCGGGGCGGGCTTTCCGGTGTACAAGGGCCAGGGGGCCCGGCTGCAACGGGCACTGGTTAATTTTTTCCTCGACGAGGCCCGCGCCGCCGGCTACACCGAGGTGCAGCCCCCCATTGTGGTGAACGAGGCCAGCGCCACCGCCACCGGCCAGCTGCCCGACAAGGAGGGCCAGATGTACCACGATGCCAAGGACGACCTCTACCTCATCCCGACGGCCGAGGTGCCGGTGACGAACCTCTACCGCGACGAGATTATTCCGGTCGAGAAGCTGCCCATCCGCAACGCGGCCTACACGCCCTGCTTCCGCCGCGAGGCCGGTTCGTGGGGTGCCGACGTGCGGGGCCTCAACCGCCTGCACCAGTTCGACAAGGTGGAAATTGTGCAAATCACGCAGCCCGAAAATAGCTACGCCGCCCTCGACGGCATGGTGGCCCACATCGAAAGCCTGCTCCAAAAGCTGGGCCTCCCCTACCGCGTGCTGCGCCTGTGCGGCGGCGACATGGGCTTCACCAGCGCCCTGACCTACGATTTGGAGGTGTGGAGCGCCGCCCAGGGCCGCTGGCTCGAAGTGTCGTCGGCGTCCAACTTCGAAACCTACCAGGCCAACCGCCTTAAGTGCCGCTACCGCGCCGATGGCGGCAAAACCCAACTTCTGCACACGCTCAACGGCTCGGCCCTGGCCCTGCCCCGCATCGTGGCCGCGTTACTGGAAAACAACCAAACCGCCGACGGCATTGAGCTGCCCGAGGTGCTGCACAGCTACTGCGGCTTTAGCAAGATTGGTTAACCGTCTAGCCTTGGCGGGACTTAATTTCCAACTTGGCGAAACTTCGCGCCAAAGCCGTTAGCAAAAATTTTCGCCAAGGTTTAATGCCGCTATCTTTGGCCCAACGCACGGTATCCACCTCGCCAACCCGGTTGCCTACAAACGGCGAACCCCCGGCCGTTGGACCGACCGAGGGTTCAAGAAGTAGGTGTTGAAGCACCTAATCTTCTCATCCAGATGGAAAAGGAACGTGCGAAATCGGAGGTTAAGTTCAGGCTTGACGTCCGAATACCCGAAGGGCTAGTAAAATGGCTGCTTTGGTTTCTGGTGGGCGGCGGTGCCTTAACGGCCGCCGAACACTGGATTAAGTAGGGTAAGGGGCTGGGCCGCGAGGTTCGGCCCCTTATTTTTTGTGTGGCAAATATACGGGTGCCGCGCAAAAAGTTTGCTTGGTTCTTTTTATGGCTCTGGCGGGCTCTCACTGGGGCCCTAATACTCCAGCGTTTGCTCGTCCACGTAGCACCAGAGCCACCGCTCGCCGGGCTGGGCAGAGGCAATGACGGGGTGCTGCGTGGCGTAGAAGTGCTTGGTGGCGTTGCTTGTTCTTCGAGTCGTCGCAGCAGCCGACGTGGCCGCACTCCTGGCAGGTGCGCAGGTGCACCCAGGCGTCGCCCAGGGCCACGCACTCGGGGCACACGTGCTTGGTATCCGGGATGATGTGGATGATGTGGGCGAGGTGCTGGCAGATGGCGGACATGACGGCTTTTTAGTTGTCAGGTGCTCATTATCAGTTGTTAGGTGCGCAGGTGGTTTACTGAGAACTGCCAACGAGCAGCTGACAACTAACCCCGGGGCCCTAGCGGCCGTCGCGGGGCGGCGGCAGGTTCAAATCCAAATCCTGGTCGTTCATGCACTTGAAATGGCCCTGCGGGCACTTTGCAAACCCGATTTTGGAGCAGGGGCGGCAACTCAGGTTCAGCACCTCCAGGGCCCTAAATTCGGTTTTGTAGGGGTACATGCCGAAGGCCGGCACCGTATTGCCCCACACGCTGAAAATCTCCTTCTTGAAGGCCGCCGCGATGTGCATCAGGCCCGTGTCGTGGCTCACCACCAGTTGCGCCTGCCGCAGCAGCGAGGCCGACTGGTGCAGCGAATATCGCCCGCAACCGTTGTGAATGAGCGGGTTGGAAAAGGAATGCAGGGATGATTTTTCGGGGAAATAATATGGGCTCTCGGGGATGCGGGCCGTGGGCTCGGCGCGGCCCGCACCCGCGTCAAACGCCAGCTCAATGACGTGACCGGTAGTCTCGTCCTCAGCCCCCCCGAGCAGCACGATGGGGCGGTTAATCTTGGCGCACAGCGCAATAAGCTTCTCGACGGGCAGGCGCTTGGTGGCGTGCTGGGCCCCGATGGCCACCGCCACGTAGCCGCGCTGGAAGCCCGCGGGCAGGTCGCGCAGGTCGACTTCCTGGCCTTCGGGAATGAAGTAATCGAGGCCCTGGCCGTCGTTGCGTACACCCAGCGGCGCGGCGGCAGCCAGGTAGCGGTCCACGATGTGGATATCAGGCAGGGTGTTGACTTTAAAATTGACCAGCAGCCACTTCTGGCGGTTCAGCTTGTCGAAGCTGGCCGATTTCACGTTGAGCTGCAACTTAATTAGCCGGGTGCGCAGGTTGTTGTGCAGATCGACGATGAAGTCGAACTTCTCCGCCCGCAACTCGCGCACCAAATCGCGCAGCGAGCCGCTGAGCACGTGCACTTTGGCAATGTACGGGTTGGGCTCCAGTAGGCCGCGGTAGGCAGGCTTGGTGGCAAAGTGCACCTCCGCGCCCGGCACCTGCTGCGCCAGGGCCCGCACCACGGGCGTGGTCAGCACAATGTCACCGATGGAGGAAAAGCGGAGAACGAGGATTTTCATTTATAGGACAGGGGCCCCGATAGAACAAGACATCGGCATTACAAGGCCGTCATGCTCAAACGAACAACGGCCCCCTACTCAAACAGCGACGTTTTGAAAACTTCCGGCGGCTTGATGGCGGCTTTGCGGGCGGCGAAGTAGGCGGCGGCTTCGTCTACCGATTTGGTGTTAAACGTCATCTCCTTGGCTAGCATGCCTTTGCGGCCCATGAGCACACCGTAGCGAGTGTCGGCGTAACCGTCGGTGTGGTGGGCGTCGGGGTTGATGCTGAGCTGCACGCCTTGGTCGAGGGCGTAGCGCACCCAGCGCCAGTCGAGGTCGAGGCGCCAGGGGTTGGCGTTGATTTCGATGATGACCTGGTGCTGGGCGCAGGCATCGATGACGGCCTTGTAATCAATGGGGTAGCCCTGGCGGCGCAGCAACAGGCGGCCGGTGGGGTGGCCCAGCATGGTGCAGTAGGGGTTGGCGATGGCGCGCAGCAGGCGGTCGGTGGCCTTGCGCTCGTCCATTTTCAGGTTGGAGTGCACCGAGGCCACGATGAAATCGAAGCTCGCCAGCACTTCGGGCGCGTAGTCCAGGGCCCCGTCGCTGAGGATGTCGCTTTCTATGCCCTTGAAAATGCGGAAGGGCGCCAGTTCCGCGTTGAGCTTGTCGATTTCCTGGTGCTGCTGGCGCACGCGGTCGGCGCTGAGACCGTTGGCGTAGTGGGCGGCCTGCGAGTGGTCGCAGATTCCGAGGTACTCGAAGCCGTGGTCGCGCAGCCAGATAGCCATTTCGCGCAGCGAGTGGTTGCCATCAGAGTAGGTGCTGTGGTTGTGCAGCGAGCCGCGGATATCGCCGTCTTCGAGCAGGCGGGGTAGCTTGTTTTCGGCAGCCAGCGCGATTTCGCCCAGGCCCTCGCGCAGCTCGGGCACCAGGTATTGCAGGCCAGCGCGCTCGTATAGAGCCTCTTCGCGCTCGAATTTCTCGCGGCGGGCCCACTGGCGCAGCGTAGCGGGCTGGCCGGGGCCCAGGCCGGCGGCGTTGGGCAGTAGCTCGGCGAGGTGCGTTTCGGTGGCGGTTTGGAGGAACAGCTCGTTCACGAAATCGGCGGGGGCCACTAGCAGCACTTCCACGGCCACGCCCGAGCCGGCGGCGGTGCCGCGCCAGGCGAAGGGCCCCGAGAGCGCCGGCGCGGGCACCAGGCCTTCGAGCGAATTGAGCAGGTCGTGGGCCATTTCGGGCGCGTCGGTGGCGGCCACCAGGGCCACGGTTTCCACAGTTTCGAGGCGGCGGCGGGTTTCGCCGGCCACCGCCACCTGCTCGGTGCCAAGGGCTTCGCGGAGGCGGCGGGCCAGGGCCTCGGCCAGCTCCTCGGCCTGCGGGTAGAGCAGCTTGCCCTTGCTTTGGTCCGTGAATTCGAGGGCTTCCAGGATGCCCTGCTGGGTTTTCTGGCCGAAACCCTTGAGCTTGCTCACCTGGTCGGCCTCGGCGGCGGCGCGCAGCTGCTCGGCGCTTTCAATGCCTAGCTCGCGCCACAGGGCCCTGATCTTTTTCGGGCCGATACCCTTAATTTTCAGTAGCTCCACCACGCCGGGCGGGGTGGCGGCGAGCAGGCGCTGCAAGTCGGAGAACGTGCCCGTGTCGAGCAGTTCTGCCACTTTGGCGGCGGCGGTTTTGCTCAGGCCGGTGCGGTCGGGCAGGCCGGAGCGCTCTACCTCGGCCACCGGGAAGCTCAGGGCTTCCAGGGCCGTAGCAGTGCCTTCGATGGCCCTGATTTTGAAGGGATTTTCGTCGTGCAGCTCCATGAGCTGCGCCGCTAGCCGGAAGGCGCGGGTAAGGGCGCGGTTGTCCACAGGAATAGGTCGTTTGGGTGAGCGAAGGTACCGCTGAGCGTAGCTTGCAGCTGGCAGCCGGGGCCCTACCGGGGCGCCCGCTGTTTCTTGTTGCCTACGTTAATCTCCTTGCTCATGGCCCTTTCCTTCCCCCGCTGGCTGGCGGTGCTGCCGCTGGCACTCGTGGCCGCCACGTGCCAGTCGCCCCGCCCCGACCGCCTACCCACTTCCCCCGCCGACTTGCAGGGCACGTGGCTGCAATCGAACGAAGAAAGCCGCGGCGACACGCTCGTGTACCGGCCCAACACCTACAAATTTCCGCCCAGCCGCGGCCGTACGGGCTTTGCCGTGGGGCAAGCGGGCCGCTTCACCGAGTTCGATATTGCGCCCACTGATGGCCTGGAAGGGCACGAGGGCACCTGGACGGCCCCCGACGCCGCCCACCTGCGCATCCACCTCAATGACAACAGCGCGCCCGACTACACCTTGGAAATCATTTCCTTGCATAACGGCGTGCTGAAGCTGCGGCGGCCGTAGGGCCCCTGGCGTTGCCGGGGCATTATCTTCGCTGGCATTCCCGCCCAGCGCCAGGGCCGTGCGCGCCGCCGGGGCGTGCGGGGCCCCACCGGCGCGCACGGCCCTGGCGCGCCGCGCCGGTGCGGTGGGTTTTCCGTCGATTACCTCGTCCTTCGCATGAAATTTTTTCCATTATCCGTCCTGGCTTTGGCTGGGGCACTGGCCGTTTCGACGGCGCACACGGCCCCGCTGGGGGGCCCCAAAGCAGCCCCGGCCTACGGCCAAAAAGCCGGCGCGGCCATCGACCGCATCGACCCCACCTACTGGTTTGTGGGCATGAAGAACCCCCAGGTGCAGTTGCTGGTGCACGGCCCCGGCCTGGCCAGCAGCACGGTGGAGCAGCCCAACTACCCCGGCGTCACCCTCGACAAAGTGGAGAAGCTAACCAGCCCCAACTACTTGTTGCTCAGCCTCACAGTACGGCCCGATGCCAAGCCGGGCAAGATCAAGCTGCAATTCAAAGGTGCTAAGAACTTCACGTACAGCTACGAGCTGCGGGCCCGCAACCCCGACCCCGACCGCACCCAGGGCCTCACGCAGGCCGACTTCATTTACATGCTGATGCCGGACCGTTTTTCGAACGGCGACCCGAAGAACGACGTGGTGAAGGGCACCCGCGTGAACCACGTGGCCCGCGACTCAATGTATGCCCGCCACGGCGGTGATTTGAAAGGCATCGAGAACCACTTCGGCTACCTCAAGCAACTGGGCGTCACGGCCGTCTGGCCCACGCCGCTCGTGGAAAACGACATGCCCAAGGCCAGCTACCACGGCTACGCCGTGACGGACTGCTACAAAATTGACCCGCGCTACGGCACCAACGCCGAATACGTGCAGTTTGTGAAAAAAGCGCACAAACAGGGCCTTAAAGTGGTGCAGGACATTGTGCTAAACCACTGGGGCAGCTATAATTACCTATTCCTGGACCAGCCAGCGGCCGACTGGTTCCACGCCTTTCCCACCTTCACGCGCAGCAACTACAACGCCTACGTCCTCAACGACCCGCACGGGGCGGCCATCGACCGCAAGCTGGAAAACGACGGCTGGTTCGACACCACCATGCCCGACGTGAACCAGAGTAACCCACTGGTGGCGACGTACTTGATTCAGAACTTTTTGTGGTGGGTGGAGAGCACCGGCCTCGACGGATACCGCATCGACACGTACCCGTATTCGGAGCCGCAGTTCCTCATGGCCTGGGGCAAGGCCATTGCCGACGAGTACCCCAAGCTGGCTCTGTTTGGCGAGGCCTGGGAGGGCACCGAGGCCGAGCAAGCGTTCTTCGCGCAGAACATTTTCCCGCCCGTCAACGGCTTCAGGTCGAACCTGCCGGGCGTACTCGATTTTCAGGTTTGCTTCGGTATCGGCGACGCGCTGAAAGGCGACGGCGGCGATTTGAACAAGCTGTACCGCGCCTTGCAGGGCGACTGGATGTACACCGACGCCACGCGCAACGTGCCGTTTCTCGACAACCACGACATGAGCCGGTTCTATTCGGTGATTGGCGAAGACTTTGCGAAGTACAAGATGGGCCTGGCCTGGCTGCTGACGCTCCGCGGTACGCCGCAGCTGTACTACGGCACGGAGGTGCTGATGAAGAACTTCTCGGACCCTGACGGCAAGGTGCGCGAGGACTTCCCCGGCGGCTGGGCCGGCGACAAAACCGACTATTTCACGGCCCGCCCGGGGCCAGCCGGCGAGGCCTTCGACTACGTGAGCAAACTGGCCAACTACCGCAAAACCCACCCCGTGCTCAGCAGCGGCAAGCTCATGCAGTTCATTCCGCAGGACGGCGTGTACACCTACTTCCGCTACACCGATGCGGGCGAGTGCGTGATGGTCATCGCCAACAACACCAAGGACGCTAAGCAAGTGGATGGCAGCCGCTTCGCTGAGCGCACCGCCGGCTTTACTTCGGGCCAGGACGTGGTGACCGGGGCCCCGGTGCCCGACCTGAAAACCCTCGCCGTGCCCGCCCGCACGGTCATGGTGGTCGAACTCAAAAAATAGATTTGGAAATGGGGCCCTGGGGCCCCATCTTCATCGCGCATCTTCCTAAATCCCACCTACTTCTATGGCCGCTGGAGTCATCACGTCCGCCCATTCTACCCACGCCAAGCCGCGCCTTTCGTTCTGGCAAATCTGGAACATGAGCTTCGGCTTCCTCGGCATCCAGTTCGGCTTTGCGCTGCAAAACGCCAACGTGAGCCGGATTTTCGAGACGATGGGCGCCAAAACCGATGAAATCGCCTTTTTGTGGCTGGCCGCGCCCGCCACGGGCCTCATCGTGCAGCCCATCATCGGCTACCTATCCGACCGCACCTGGAGCCCGCGCTGGGGCCGGCGCCGGCCCTACTTCCTGATTGGAGCCATTTTAGCGTCGATTTCGCTGCTCATTATGCCCAACGTGACGGCCCTGTGGATGGCGGCCGGCATGCTCTGGATCATGGATTCGAGCATCAACATCAGCATGGAGCCGTTCCGGGCCCTGGTGGGCGACTTGCTGCCCTCGGAGCAGCGCACTACGGGCTTCGCGGCCCAGACGTTTTTCATTGGCGTGGGGGCCGTGGTGGCCTCGTCGCTGCCCTGGGTGCTCACCAACTGGTTCCATGTAGCCAACGTGGCAGCGGCAGGCCACATCCCGGCGTCGGTGCGCTACTCGTTTACGGCGGGCGGCGTGGTGTTTTTCCTGGCCGTGCTCTGGACGGTGCTGCGCACCCGCGAATACCCGCCCGCCGACCTGGCCGAGTTCGAGGCCGAAAAGGCCCGCACATCTGGCATCGCGCACGGCTTCAAGGAGTCGTTTGCCGGCATTTTCAAGATGC is a window from the Hymenobacter nivis genome containing:
- a CDS encoding MFS transporter, which gives rise to MAAGVITSAHSTHAKPRLSFWQIWNMSFGFLGIQFGFALQNANVSRIFETMGAKTDEIAFLWLAAPATGLIVQPIIGYLSDRTWSPRWGRRRPYFLIGAILASISLLIMPNVTALWMAAGMLWIMDSSINISMEPFRALVGDLLPSEQRTTGFAAQTFFIGVGAVVASSLPWVLTNWFHVANVAAAGHIPASVRYSFTAGGVVFFLAVLWTVLRTREYPPADLAEFEAEKARTSGIAHGFKESFAGIFKMPKTMRQLAVVQFFSWFALFSMWIYTTQAVTSHVFHTTDTTSALYNKGGDWVGVCFSVYNGLSAVMALLLPVVARRTSRRFTHMLALVLGGLGLISIYFIHDYHYILLSMVGVGIAWASILSVPYAMLAGALPSNKMGYYMGVFNFFVVLPQGAAGLILGPLTKHVFHGQSIYTLMVGGAAMIIAGLLTLTVDDVDDVPVATTGEPAENFGYGTPATRA